Part of the Mycolicibacterium mageritense genome is shown below.
GGGGCCGCAACCGATTTTCGTGGCCGGGCGCCTCAGGCGCAGCTACTTGCGCCCTCGCAAACTCACCGCGGCCGCACGCACCGCGTCGGTGACCGCCGCGACCAGTGGGCTGTCGAGCTTCCAGCACTGCCAGAACAACGGCACATCGAGGTGGTGGCCCGTGATCGGCACGAACGACTCGTCGATGCTCTGCTCGGGATACATGCCCCATCCCAGCCCGGCCTGCACCGCGGCACCGAACCCCTCGGAAGTCGGGATGTAATGCGCCGGCCTCGCGATGTCTCTGCGGAACGCCTTGCGCACCAACTGGTCCTGCAGTGCGTCGTCGCGATTCCACGCCAATGACGGCGCCACCGCGACCGCCTCGCGGGTGAACCCGTCGGGAAAATAACGTTGCACGTACGCGGCGGTGGCCACCGGGATGTACCGCATCGCCCCGAGCGGATATACCCGGCAGCCCGGAACAGGTGCGCGCTCGGTGGTCACCGCGCCCATCACCACGCCCTCTCGCAGCAGGCGTGCCGACAGATCCTGGTCTTCGATCCGGATCTCGAAGAGCACCTCGGTCAACTCGCCGAACACCCGGGTGAACCACGTGGCCATCGAATCGGCGTTGACCGCCAAGGCAATCCGGGTCTGCTGTGAGGCGCCGCCACTCATCTCGGCGAGCGCTTCAGACTCCAACAGCGCGGTCTGCGCTGCCAGCCGAAGCAGTGGAACCCCGGCAGCCGTTGCCGTGCAGGGTTTTTCGCGCACCACCAGCACCTGGCCGACCCGCTGCTCGAGTGCCTTGATGCGCTGGCTGACCGCCGACGGTGTCACATGCAGCCGCTGCGCCGCGGCGTCGAAGCTGCCCAGCTCGATCACCGCGGCGAAGGCAGCCAGCTGCTGACCGTCGATCTGCACGTATCGAATGGTAGTGCTGCCCCCTTCTTCGCCGAGCAGACGCGTGGGTACCCGTACGCGGCCGTTCCGGGTACCTAGGTGTCTGCTCGGCGGGAGCCCGCGAGCAGGGCGGTCGTCCAGTTCCCTCAACCGATCGATTTGCAGGTGAACGACGCCGTAAAGGGCTTGAACACGGCCGGCTCGACATCCCAACTCTGCGCGACGCCTTCGATGGTGTAGCGGTCGCCATCGTGTGTCACCGACGCTTTTGTATTCGGCCGGTTATCGGCGGCGCTGTATTGCACCCCGTCAAGCTTGAACGAGAAGCTCTCAAGGGTGCGCGGTTCATCGACGGAGAGGGTCAACCCCAGCCCACCGTCTTTGACGTCGGGCCCGCTCAGAATGATTCGCTGTCCAGGCTTGTCCTGACAGGTGAACATCTTTGGGTCCAGCCCGGCCAACGGCGCGCCGTCGACCACGACTTGTGGTTCCGCATACGGGAGCCCGATCGGCTTCGGGCGGTCGTCGGCCCTACCGTCCCGTCCGCCGTCGGCGCCGCAGGCCGTAAGCAGCGTGCCCACTGCGGACAAGGTCGTGAAAGCTAGCAACGTACATCGGCGCATCAGTCTGAGACCCCCGAGTCGATGGAAAGATGCCGTCACGACGACATTACTTCAACCCCAACCCGCGGTCCGACACTTCCGCGCGAGCAGACGCGTGGGTACCCGGTACGCGGCCGTTCGGGTACCTAGGTGTCTGCTCGGCGGGGGAAGTTACCGGTACTTCTGGACGTAATCGGTCATGGTGGCCAACTGGTAGCGCGACACCTCCGCGGCGTTCTCGTTCTCCGCGAACACACTCGACACCATCACCGTGTCATCACGATCATAAAACCCCAACCCCGCCAAGCCGGCGAAGAACTCGTCCCAGTCGATGTCCCCATCACCGATCTTGAGATGCTGATGCACCCGCACCGGATTACCCGGCGGATTGGTGATGTAGCGCAACCCATGCGACGCACGATGATCCATCGTGTCGGCCACATGCACCAACCGCAGCCGCTCCCCCGCCGCGGCCATGATCTCGGCCATGTTCGCCCCCATGTGGAAAGCGTGGCACGCGACAAACACAAAGCCCACATTCGGCGAATTCAACCCCCGGATGATCCGCACGGCCTCCACACCGTCCTCGACGAAATCGTCGGGATGCGGATCGATACGCACATCGATGCCCTCACGCTCGAAGATCGGCAACAACTCCTCCATGGACCGGAAGAACGCCCGCTCAGACTCCTCGGCTTTCTCCGGACGCCCGGAGAACTCGGTGTTGATCACATTGACCCCGAGATCCACCGTGATCTCGATGACGCGCTTCCAGTACCGCACCGCCGCCTCCCGGGCATCGGGATCCGGGCTCGACCACCGCAACACCGGCAACACCGACGCGATCCCCACCCCCGCCTCGACACACGCCTTGCGGAATGACGCCACCAACGCGTCATCGGCGCGGGGATGGTTGAAGAACGGAATGAAATCCCGATGCGGCGTCAACTGCAACCACTCATACCCCAACTCCGCCACCACCCGCGGAAACTCCAACAACGAGTGCGAATGATGAAACGGCGTCGGATCCAACGCAATCCTCATGTCAAGCTCCTGGGATCGATTCGCGGGCAACGAGGTTGACATCGACCGGCAGGCCGGTCTGCAGGGATTCGACGCCGGCCGCGCATACCGCGGCGGCCGCATAGCCGTCCCACGCGGTCGGGCCGTCGACGTTCACACCGGCATGGACGGCGTCGACCCACCGCTGGATCTCGGTGTCGTAGGCGCGGCCGAACCGTTCCCGGAAGCTGGGCGTGATCTGTCCGCCCCAGATGCCGGGGCCAGTCCTGCGCACCAGTCCGACATCCAAACCGATCATCGCCGAACCCTTTTCACCGACGACCTCGGTGCGAACCTCGTACGCGACGCCGGTGTGGACGAACAGTTCCACGTCGACATGCCTGCCGCTCGCGGTGCGCAGGATCGCGATCTGGGGATCGGCGAGACCTTCGGGGCCGGACGGGTTGGGGGCCGGCTTGATGATCTGGATGGCGACGATCTCTTCGTCGAACAGGTAGCGGGTCACGTCGACCTCGTGCACAAGGGAATCCCGCACCACCATGGCACTGTCGAAACCGTGTGGCACGGCGGGATTGCGGTGCGCGCAGTGCAGCACGAGCGGCCGGCCCAGCCCGCCGTCGTCGATGAGGGCCTTCAACGCCATGTACTCGTCGTCGAAGCGGCGCATGAAACCGACCTGGATCAGGCGCTTACCGAGTTCGGCTTCGCGCCTCACGACCTCCAACGACGTCTCGACATCGGTGGTCAGCGGCTTCTCGCACATCACCGGCTTGCCGTGCTCCAGGCAGGCCAGCAGTTGCTTCTCGTGCGTTGCGCCCGGGGTTGCCAGCACGACAGCGTCGACATCGGTGTCGGCGATGGCGTCCAGCGGATCGGCGATGGCGCGGCAGCCCGGGATGCGGTCGGCGATCTCCTCTGCCTTGTCGGTCAGGTAGTCGTTGACCACCGAGACCCGGGCGCCGGAGATCCGGTCTCTGATCCGGACGACGTGGTCGGCACCCATCAGACCGACGCCGAGGACGGCTACGCGTAGATCGGACATGGTTTTTCAGATTCCTTTCGATGCGGTGGTGAGCGGCTGGGTGCCGTGGGCCTCGAAGCGCTCCTCGAGCTCCTCGAGCGTGGTGCCCTTGGTCTCGGGGACGAAGCGCCGAACGAACACCCACGATCCGATGTTGATGGCGACGAACAGGGCGAAGGTTCCGGTGGAGCCCAGTGCCGAGTTCAGCAGCGGGAACAGGAACGAGATGATCGCGTTGGTGCACCACAGCACGAAAACCGCCAGCCCCATGGCGAATCCGCGGATGCTGAGCGGAAAGATCTCCGCGAGCAGCAACCACACACACGTTCCGATGAACATCTGCACGAACGCGACGAAAGCCACCATGCAGGCCAGGATCACGTAGCTGCGGGTGGTCGACTCCGGCAGCAGGAAGACCATCGACAGTGCGGCCTGCGACCCGGCGACTCCGGCGAACCCGATCAGCAGCATGGTGCGCCGGCCGACATAGCCGAGCAGGACGATCCCGACGATCGTGGTGACCACGGACGTGACACCTACCGCGATGGTGGCGACCAGCGCCGCGCTGACGCCGAGCCCGCTCTGTTCGAGAATCGTTGGCGCGTAGTAGTTCACGGTGTTGATGCCGGTGGCCTGTTGCACGATCGCCAGGCCGCAGCCGATCAACACCACGCGGCGGATCCACGGTACGTCGCGGATCACCGACAACGACGGCGACGTGCTCTTGAGCATGTGCGCGGTGTGTTCGACGATAAGGTCGTACTCGGCGTCGGCTTCCGCAGGCGTCCGGCTCAGCCCCAACACCGACCGGGCCTCGACCATGCGCCCCTTCAACCCGTACCAGCGCGGCGAGTCCGGCAGCACCAGCATGCCCACCAGCAGTGCGACCGCCGGGATCGCCGCCACCGCCAGCATCGTGCGCCACACATGCGGGTCGTGGATGAGGCGGTCGAGCAGCGCGTTGGTGGCGAAGGCCAGCATCTGGCCCGTCACGATCATCAATTCGTTGATCGTCACCATGCGCCCACGGCGGTCGGCCGGTGCCATCTCGGCGAGGTAGAGCGGGCACGTCACCGCGGCCGCGCCCACACCGAGCCCGAGGACGATGCGCGCCGCAACCATGATCTGGACATTGGGTGCCACCGCACAACCGAGCGCGCCGGCCAGGAACAGCCCCGCGCACACCAGCAGCGTTCGCTTGCGTCCGATCCGGTCGGCGACCCGGCCGCCGAACAGCGCGCCGAACGCCGCGCCGGGAAACAGCAGGCAGCTGACCACGGTCGCCTCGCCGAACGCACTGAGCCCCAGGTCGTCCTTCATGTACAGCAGGGCGCCCGAGATGACGCCGGTGTCGTATCCGAACAACAGCCCGCCGAGGGTGGCGATAACCGTGAGTTGGGTCAGGAATCTGCCGTTCGAGCGGGCGTCCCCCGGTGTGCGAGACATGTGCGACCTCGTTTCTAGCCTCGAACTAACGCGCGTTAGTAACGCGCGTGAGGTCTACTATGGGCCTGTGGTCCAGATGTGTCAACCGTCACTTCCCGGGCGTGCGCCGTGACTCCGACGCCGCGCGCAGGACGCCGCAAACCGACCATGGCCGATGTCGCCACGGCAGCCGGGGTATCGCGCACGCTGGTGTCGTTCATCCTCGACGGCAAGCCCGGCGCCAGCGAGGAGACCCGCCAACGCGTGCTGGCGGTCGCCGAGGAGATCGGTTACCGACCCGATGCGGCAGCCCGACTCCTTGCGCAGGGGCGCAGCCGCACCATCGGCGTGCTCACCGATGTGCACCAGCTGTTCCAGGCCGAGTTGGTGACGAACATCTATCCGGCCGCCGAGCAGCGCGGCTACGACATGCTGTTGTCGGCCAACCTCCACGACCACGCCGAGGCCACATTCGTCGAATCACTACTGAGCCACCGCTGCGGCAGCCTGATCTTGTTGGGGCCCAGGTCAAGTCAAGACTATCTGCACCAACTGGCCGACCGCGTGCCGACCGTCGTGGTGGGCCGCAGGATGCCGAACATCCTTGAGGCATCCGGCACGCTCGCGACCGTCCGCACCAATGACGCCAAAGGCATGCGCCTGGCTGTCGACTACCTGGTCGGCCTCGGGCACCGCGACATCCACCATGTCGACGGCGGTGACGATCCCGGCTCGGCCGACCGCAGGCGTGCCTACCGCGCCGCGATGCGCAGCCACGGCCTGGCCGACCACATCGCCGTCATCCCCGGTGCCCACAACGAGCAGGCCGGGGCGTCGGCCGCGCGCACGATGCTCGACGCCGGGAAGCTGCCCACCGCAGTTCTGGCCGGCAACGATCGTTGCGCGCTCGGCCTGCTCGACGTGTTCACCCGCGCCGGGATCGCCATTCCCGGCGAACTGTCGCTGATGGGCTACGACGACAGCCACCTGTCGGACAACCCGCGCATCGACCTCACCACCATCCATCAGGACGCCCCCGAACTCGCCCACCATGCAGTGGATCTGGCGGTGGAAATGCTCGAGGGCCGACGCGCCGAACCGACGGACGTGGTGCTCGAGCCCAAGCTTGTCGTGCGTTCCACGACGGCTCCCGCCTGAACGCCGAAACTACGGTTTCTGGCGAGAATACGGCCGAAAGCCGTCAGAACCCGTAGTGTCGGCGAACTCGCACTTCAAAAGCACGATCTCACAATGGAACTGGGCGATCATCACATCGTGGCCGCCCGCGCCCTCCACAGCCGGGCCAGACACGTTCGACGCTCGCAGGTAGGCTTCGCTCAGGTTTTCATCGGAGGTCAACCACCGTGCTCGACGCCGACGACGTGCGCCGTATCGCACTGTCCTTTCCCGAGACCACGGAGAAGGTGCGCTGGCACCACCCCACGTTCGACGTGGCGGGCAAGATGTTCGTGACCGTCCCGGATGACGAAACCTCTTTCGCAGTCCGCTGCCCCAGGTTCGACCGCGAGGAGTTGATCGCGGCCGAGCCACACAAATTCTGGGTGCCACCTCACGAGGCGCCGTCGGCATGGGTGCGGGTTCGGTTGGCTGCGCTCGAGGATTCGCAAGAGCTGCGCGACATCCTGTATGACTCCTGGCAACAGGCCGCCCCCGGCCGGCTCACCGAGGCCGAGGATTCCTGACCCGTCGAACGCCCGTCCTCGACATTACATCGTTTGAAATGGTTGTAATGGTCTGGCACTGCCGCGCCAGCCCCCGCGCGCGGAGCCAGTAATGTGGCAGTCGACACAGTCGGGCGCGTGAGCACACAAAGGGGGGCAAATGGACGAGGTTCTGGCCCGGGCAGGCATCTTCCAAGGCGTACAACCAAGCGCTGTTGCCGCTCTCGCCAAACAGTTGGAACCCGTGTCGTTTTCCCGCGGGCAGGTTGTGTTCACCGAAGGAGAGCCCGGCGACACCCTGTTCATCATCACCACGGGCAAAGTGAAGATCGGGCGCAAGACGGCCGACGGCCGCGAGAGCCTGATCACGCTCATGGGACCGTCGGACATGTTCGGCGAACTGGCGATTTTCGATCCGGGTCCGCGCACCTCGACCGTGACGGCCCTGACCGACGTGCAGGCCGTGACGATGGATCGCAATGCGTTGCGCAGCTGGATCGCCGATGAACCCGAGATCGCCGAGCAGCTGTTGCGCGTGCTGGCGCGGCGGCTGCGCCGCACCAACGACAACCTGTCCGATCTCATCTTCACCGACGTGCCGGGCCGCGTCGCCAAGCAGTTGCTGCACCTCGCGCAGCGGTTCGGCACCCGTGAGGGCAATTCCCTGCGGGTCGACCATGAACTCACGCAGGAGGAGATCGCCCAACTGGTCGGCTCCTCGCGCGAAACGGTGAACAAGGCCCTGGCCGATTTCGCCCAGCGCGGGTGGATCCGGGTTCAGGGTAAGAGCATCCTGATCGACAACGCCGAACTGCTGGCACGCCGGGCCAAGCGCTGAACCCGACCGTCAGTCCGTTTCGGCGTCGAGCGCGCCCGCGGCCACGGCTGCCGCGTTGATCCGGGTCAGCACCTCGTGCAGGTGCTCGAGTTCGCCGAGCTCGACGCCGAGCCGTTCCACCACGGCGGGCGGGATCTTCAGCGCCTTGCGCCGCAACCTGCTCCCCTGCGCCGTCAGCGCGACATTGGTCGTGCGCTCGTCGGCCGCACTACGTGACCGGGTGATCAACCCGAGCGCCTCCAGCCGCTTGAGCATGGGAGACATGGTGGCCGAGTCCATTTGCAGCAGCGCAGCAATCTGCTTGACCGACAACGGTTCCTGACTCGATTTGGCGTTGTCCCACAAGGCCAGCATCACCAGATACTGCGGATGCGTCAGGCCGAGCGGCGCGAGCAACGGCCGGTACACCGACAGCACCGCCCGGTTGGCCACCGCGAGAGCGAAGCACACCTGCCGTTCCAGTGCGAGCGGATCGACGTCTTCGAAGACTGCGGTCATGCTCACAGCCTAACCCTTGGTTAGGGCACTAACCATATGGTCAGCGATATTGTTAGTACGCTAATGATTAGCGTACTATCTAATTATGGCCACCGACCGCCCCAGCCCGCTGCAGCACCTCGCCTACGCATACGGCAAGCGCCTGCCCGACACGATGCGCGCCTGGGTTGCCCAGGATCTCGCGGGCGACGGCGCGGTGCGCAGGCACATGATCCGCATGGCGATTCCGCCGCTGATCGTCCTCGCTCCGTTCTGGCTGTTGCCCGCGTCGCTGTACGTCCACCTCGAGATGACGGTGCCGATCTACATCTGGGCACTGCTCATGGCGCTCGCCCTCAACAAGATCTGGCGCAGGCACCGGCTGGCCCAACACAGCCTGGATCCGAATCTGGTCGACGTGATCCAGCGCCGGAAGGATGCGCAGATCCACGAGGACTACATCCGCCGGTTCGGTCCGCGTCCCGAATCCGCGGCCGCCCAGTCGAACAGCAGCCCGTTCTAAGCGGGGTGCAGCCAGGCCGCAATGTTGCGCACGTAGTCCTTGAAGACGTCGAGTCGCGCCGGATCGTCCTTGATCTGTGTGCCGGGCGCCTCCGTGACGAACGACGGTGCCCCACAGCCGAGATCCCAGTTGTAATCGGCGAAATGGTGGAACGTCGACGCAGCCAGCGCGCGGCCCATCGGCCTGCCGTCGGGCGCGAGCTCACCTTCGATCGCCACCGCGAGGTTGAACAACCGGCCGGTCGCGGTGCTGCGGCCCTGCGCCAGCACTGTGGCGAACGGTAGGTCCGCCGACACCGCGCCTTCATGCGGGTGCGCTGGGAACCATTCGATCCGTC
Proteins encoded:
- a CDS encoding LacI family DNA-binding transcriptional regulator, whose translation is MADVATAAGVSRTLVSFILDGKPGASEETRQRVLAVAEEIGYRPDAAARLLAQGRSRTIGVLTDVHQLFQAELVTNIYPAAEQRGYDMLLSANLHDHAEATFVESLLSHRCGSLILLGPRSSQDYLHQLADRVPTVVVGRRMPNILEASGTLATVRTNDAKGMRLAVDYLVGLGHRDIHHVDGGDDPGSADRRRAYRAAMRSHGLADHIAVIPGAHNEQAGASAARTMLDAGKLPTAVLAGNDRCALGLLDVFTRAGIAIPGELSLMGYDDSHLSDNPRIDLTTIHQDAPELAHHAVDLAVEMLEGRRAEPTDVVLEPKLVVRSTTAPA
- a CDS encoding MmcQ/YjbR family DNA-binding protein: MLDADDVRRIALSFPETTEKVRWHHPTFDVAGKMFVTVPDDETSFAVRCPRFDREELIAAEPHKFWVPPHEAPSAWVRVRLAALEDSQELRDILYDSWQQAAPGRLTEAEDS
- a CDS encoding lipoprotein LpqH; amino-acid sequence: MGTLLTACGADGGRDGRADDRPKPIGLPYAEPQVVVDGAPLAGLDPKMFTCQDKPGQRIILSGPDVKDGGLGLTLSVDEPRTLESFSFKLDGVQYSAADNRPNTKASVTHDGDRYTIEGVAQSWDVEPAVFKPFTASFTCKSIG
- the crp gene encoding cAMP-activated global transcriptional regulator CRP — its product is MDEVLARAGIFQGVQPSAVAALAKQLEPVSFSRGQVVFTEGEPGDTLFIITTGKVKIGRKTADGRESLITLMGPSDMFGELAIFDPGPRTSTVTALTDVQAVTMDRNALRSWIADEPEIAEQLLRVLARRLRRTNDNLSDLIFTDVPGRVAKQLLHLAQRFGTREGNSLRVDHELTQEEIAQLVGSSRETVNKALADFAQRGWIRVQGKSILIDNAELLARRAKR
- a CDS encoding MarR family winged helix-turn-helix transcriptional regulator — translated: MTAVFEDVDPLALERQVCFALAVANRAVLSVYRPLLAPLGLTHPQYLVMLALWDNAKSSQEPLSVKQIAALLQMDSATMSPMLKRLEALGLITRSRSAADERTTNVALTAQGSRLRRKALKIPPAVVERLGVELGELEHLHEVLTRINAAAVAAGALDAETD
- a CDS encoding LysR family transcriptional regulator ArgP, encoding MQIDGQQLAAFAAVIELGSFDAAAQRLHVTPSAVSQRIKALEQRVGQVLVVREKPCTATAAGVPLLRLAAQTALLESEALAEMSGGASQQTRIALAVNADSMATWFTRVFGELTEVLFEIRIEDQDLSARLLREGVVMGAVTTERAPVPGCRVYPLGAMRYIPVATAAYVQRYFPDGFTREAVAVAPSLAWNRDDALQDQLVRKAFRRDIARPAHYIPTSEGFGAAVQAGLGWGMYPEQSIDESFVPITGHHLDVPLFWQCWKLDSPLVAAVTDAVRAAAVSLRGRK
- a CDS encoding DUF5313 domain-containing protein; this translates as MATDRPSPLQHLAYAYGKRLPDTMRAWVAQDLAGDGAVRRHMIRMAIPPLIVLAPFWLLPASLYVHLEMTVPIYIWALLMALALNKIWRRHRLAQHSLDPNLVDVIQRRKDAQIHEDYIRRFGPRPESAAAQSNSSPF
- a CDS encoding Gfo/Idh/MocA family protein codes for the protein MSDLRVAVLGVGLMGADHVVRIRDRISGARVSVVNDYLTDKAEEIADRIPGCRAIADPLDAIADTDVDAVVLATPGATHEKQLLACLEHGKPVMCEKPLTTDVETSLEVVRREAELGKRLIQVGFMRRFDDEYMALKALIDDGGLGRPLVLHCAHRNPAVPHGFDSAMVVRDSLVHEVDVTRYLFDEEIVAIQIIKPAPNPSGPEGLADPQIAILRTASGRHVDVELFVHTGVAYEVRTEVVGEKGSAMIGLDVGLVRRTGPGIWGGQITPSFRERFGRAYDTEIQRWVDAVHAGVNVDGPTAWDGYAAAAVCAAGVESLQTGLPVDVNLVARESIPGA
- a CDS encoding sugar phosphate isomerase/epimerase family protein, coding for MRIALDPTPFHHSHSLLEFPRVVAELGYEWLQLTPHRDFIPFFNHPRADDALVASFRKACVEAGVGIASVLPVLRWSSPDPDAREAAVRYWKRVIEITVDLGVNVINTEFSGRPEKAEESERAFFRSMEELLPIFEREGIDVRIDPHPDDFVEDGVEAVRIIRGLNSPNVGFVFVACHAFHMGANMAEIMAAAGERLRLVHVADTMDHRASHGLRYITNPPGNPVRVHQHLKIGDGDIDWDEFFAGLAGLGFYDRDDTVMVSSVFAENENAAEVSRYQLATMTDYVQKYR